GCATGTGGGAATAGTATGGGGAACGAGGAATAGGTGCTGAGCTTTGTTGTTTGGACTcacacaattattttataaaataaaaagattggaaaatgttttaatgAAATCAATAAGAATGTTTGGTCcaatcataataaataaataaataaaatatgagagTATGGCATGTGATGTATATATTATTGGAAATGTATGTTCATCATTATTTACCTAATTTCTCAATCTTCATGTGATTGTTTCACATGTCTTGGATTTAGGGCTCCATGTTCTCCACCAGTATCCTCCCCATGTTTCTAAAACAACTATTGTTTAATCATCACTTTCTCTATTCCAACATGCTTGTATggttttatattgaattttataaattattgataatattattgaattagcattattttatgttgaagaagagaaattgagGTTAAATTAGTATGGGGATAGCACTACCGTAGGTGAATGGATGGCGGAGAGATTTTCGGAGGAAAGCGGTGGCCGAAGGGGTGACCCACGCAGTCTCATGTGCCGGAGCTTGGCAGTAGGGTAGAAAAAATAGGGCCACATGCACAGCTTCTAGTGGTAGTTTTTCGGTCGAAGGGTCAACGGATGGCTTCTTTGttgttaaacttttttttaataatgtcaCAAGCATGCATgaagtttattttaatgtatgaTGTTATGTTTGATCtttgattttatgtaattttttattagggATGGCAACAAGGAGAGTGGGGTGGATTTTTGCTTGACTTGACCCCAACTCGAAACTTAATTAATTTGCCCCGATCTCAACTCTTAAGAAACAAATCTACCTTGAACTCGAACCCAGAATTTAATAGAAGACCGACTCCATCCCGACCcgaatttaattgttttattttgaagcaaataatattacactttttattttttttattccgaAGCAAATAAGATTGATTTTTGTTTAGTATGGACttaaaacttaatatatttatttattgaaagcAAAAACTTAATATACGTATACATATTAGGGGCATTTTTGTGAATATCTCAGGGCAAGGCAGGGTGGATTTACCTCAAACCTGATCTCGCCCCGCCCCACCCCACCTCGAACCCAAATTTCCAAAAGCAAAATTCGGACCCTAACAAGTCGGGTCGAAACTTGTCAGATTCGAGGTCTTTTGCCATCCCTAAGTTTTATAAATGACATTTTActccaattcaatttttacaaaccACTAGCATCTTTATCGAACAACACCATTTTACGCTTATATATTACGCACACAgacaattatattaatccaatataaaactgaatatatacatttatttctttaaatatatacaattgaatcaaaataaaagtttacaattttaattacaactaaaattttatgaatataatcGCATCAAATCAAAAATCATATGTCAAATTACACGTTAATATTtatccatattttttaaaaagttaaattgaaaaattgggAATTAGTGATTTTATTTAAGGCTATTAAAGTCAAATGAACACTACAAGATAATTTAGCATAATCCAAGTCAACCCCACCACAACCAAATGTCCCCCTCCAAATGATCCAATCCCCCTAGCAATGAGCTGACAAGTTACCTTGATGATTCCATAATACTAATTAATGGTGTTTCTGCATCGAATCCTGTCTACATTTTCAACCTTCTTTTTTACTATTGAACCTGTTTAAGTAACATCATGGAGAAAACCAAGCCCATAGCCTTTCAATATGCAAAATCAAATGATGTTTTCACTTGCGCAaaatacaaatttgaaaattaagacaatcAAGCATATATGATCATTATCATTTCTAGAAACTCTAATTTGCACATCATCATGAACTCTTACATTCCCtcgaaataagaaaaagaaaaatggttctgaaaataattaaaagaaatcgaATTCGAGATAGTTACTTTGATCCTTAGCAGCAGGAACAGAAGGTTTATCACCGGCTGATGAGGTAGGGGTTCGAATCCGTTCTATGTCAACCGGTTTTGGAATCTCTGGTGGACTTGCACAACGGATTAAAGCCCAGTTTACACCTTCAAAGAAAGGATGTTGCTTAATCTCCGTTGCTCCTCGCTTGTATGCCAACCTATGCTGTGGCTCTTTGACCAGCAAGCCCCTTATCAAATCTTTTGCTGAAAAACTTACTACCGGTGATTCCGGGAACCTCAAGGGCTGCCCTACAACATTGAAGAGGGTCGCTCGGTTCCCAGACCCTTTGAAAGGAGTTTTACCAAACAATAGCTCGTATAAGAAGATCCCGAATGTCCACCAATCAACAGCACTTCCATGTCCCTCACCTTTGATAATTTCAGGTGCCAAGTACTCGTGGGTTCCCACGAATGACATGGAGCGAGCATTTGTTGGCTCCGCAATAAGCTCGGGCAATGGACTGACTTGGTTCCCCATATCGTTCTTGGGTTTCCGATCTTTTTTGGATTTTGATGAAAAGAAACGGGGTGAAAAACATGTCGTAGGGGCGACACATGATGGCTGGATGCAAGCTGGTTGTACACAATAACCCGAATTCTTTCGCAAGGGTTCAGACTCAAGTGTGGATGACTTTATTAGTGTTGGACTAACAGTACAACGAAGGGAAAGATCAAAATCCGAAAGCATTATATGTCCATCTTCTCGAACAAGAACATTTTCCGGCTTGAGATCACGATAAACAACACCAAGCATGTGGAGATATTCCAAAGAAAGGAGAACTTCTGCTACATAGAACCTGCATATTCAAGGAAAAAACATAGCAATGACTATCGTAATTTGGTTTCAAGCTATAAAGAAACAACTGGTGTTCCGTAAATCATGGTGTAAAAGATTTGCaaagttattttgttatatttcaaCTTGACCTATAAGGCAGTCTGCTGATTTTATCCAATAGAATTGATAAATATCTAAGGCAGCATGGCAACACAATGATACTAACACTACTATCAATACCCAAAAATTCCGAAAATAATAATCGGATATTCTAGAAATTTGATCGGGATTTAACTCAAAAGATATGTTATAAATAGGAAGAATTCTCATACTTTACGGCTTGCTCGGTAAAATGCTTTCCTGGTTGTCTTTGTCGTAGTGTATGCAAATCACCTCCAGGGCAGAACTCCATCActaaacacgaaaatttatcaGTCTCGAAATGCGTATACAATGTTGGAAGGAAAGGATGGTCCAAGGATTGTAGTATTTCTCTTTCTGTTTGAGCTCGAAGAAGTTTCTTACGACTTGCTAGAGATGCTTTATCCATCACCTTCATTGCAAAATAACACTTTGTTCCACTTAATTCCGAAAGATAGACACTTCCGATATCTCCGCAGCCTAATCTCTTCAGTAATCTAAAATGGTTCAAACCCAATACACCGTCTTTTGCTCGGACGGCCTGTATGGCTTCCCACCTTATATCATTTGCCTTATGAGGTTTGTTGATACTGCTACTTAAGCTGCTACACGTACTTTCATCGCTCACATCACTGCTTGTACTACCTCTACACATACTGCTCTTACCACTCTCAATATAATCCGGACGATCACCGACTTTGGCACCACCACTAACCTTGACAACGCCAGTGGCCCCATCACTGGATTTAGCCGAAGCTGAATTACTTCCATGTTCCAATGCTTTCTTCTCTTGTTCACCAATCTGACTTAATCCAGAACCAACATGATTTTGAACTTCTTTCGGAGCACTCAAAGATAGATCCGAATCTACTTTCTCCGTCAAGGAATCAACGGACTCTAATTTATGAGGTTTCGATGGTGTAACGAGCTCTGATTTGCTCGTCTTTGGGATTTGTATAGGAGAAGGCCTGCGAGAGTTACCTTCGGCTGTTTGTGAAGGTCTGGTGCCGGATTTCGAGGCCATCGAAACAAGGCAAATTTTTTACACAGATTTGACTACACAAACCATTACTTGCTACCAGCCATTGATACAAGGTTTGATTCACTGGCGGTCCAAGTTACCTTCATCTTCAACTCCATCAACAACAAACTGATTTCTACAACTTAAAAGAACATGGAAGTCACCAcctgaaaacaaaattttgacaacTATGAAATATTCAAAGGGCTAAAGCATCACTAACTAAATGAAAATCTACAAATCACAAGTAGCTGCTTGATTTATAACATAAAGAAAAGAACAGGGGAACCTAGAATTTGACACTGTAGTCCTTCAGGTGACAactaatcaaatatcaaaaccaGATCCTTATAACACCCTTTTCAATAGTAAGTGAAATTCAAAAATTGGTAGCCACAATAAGTAGAGCTTTACCAGGATAAACAGAAAACctataagaaaaaaacaatgaaaagtGGTTTAAAACAGACATATTTGCAAACAGAACCAGATTGAGATTATCACCAAAAGACaacacattttttttatataatttcattgTATTAAAAAGGAGAACAGCTAAATACCTAGAACTGCAATACTTTTAGTCACTAAGATTGAAAAaggttaagaaataaaaaagaagttaAAGAAATCAATCAAATCACAGCAACAATACATTCATAgttccataaaaaaaattaaaagaaggaCAGAGAAGAATAACAATCAAATAGAAGGTAAGAACAAAGTAAAGAAGATTCATAAATATCTCttcagaaaaacaaaaaagaccCACCTTTGGATCCAAAATCCCACCAACACCCAtatgttaaaaagttaaaaataaaaacccagcAAGGGAACCCTAAAACCATTTAAAAGCTAAAGAGCAAAGGGGACAAAAAACCAAGTACCTTATATGTATTTTCGAAGACCACAACTTTGAAAGGCCTTTGCTTTAGCAATGGAGCAAAAAGAAGCCAACTTTCTCTCTCATTCACATACTAACTActgaaatatgaaataattaatggGTTCTTCCACTTCCATGAAAATATGTGGAAAGggagaaaagaaggaaagagaGGGGTTGGCTTGGCCTGGGTCTACCATGGAAAAGGAAGAGAAAGGAGGAAGGGTCAAAGTTAAAGTAGCTTTTTGGGTTTGGGAGGGGATGGTTCAATAATTTCAATGCATGAATACTGTTTTGTCCTTAAGAATACGACAATGctcttgatttaatatttaataatttataaaaaaataaattacatcattcaattattaataaatttttttaatcatttaattttaaaaaattatgaaataaaatttcaaaataaccattcaattatttgattttgtcattttttatcaaaatatccgaaaaattaatatagttgagtgaccaacaaagataaaattaaatgactaaaaacaaatttaataataattaaatgatcattaatgtaatttacccaaaatatatacatgtgaaaggaaagaaaaaaatgtttacTTTTTAGTGAGAAAAAAAGATGTTTGTTTTCCTATTTAAGACCTAAACTTCTTTAAGGGCctcctttttaaattttggtggtCCATAATCAAACAGCTTTacttttgcttttaattttatggtttgTGGTTGATATTGTTGTTATTAATGATCAAGCTTTGGACATGTCATGGACCATTTTACTTTCacttaattaagtaataattctaaaaaaattaaatttatgtggACTATCTTTAATTCTgtgttgattttattattatcatgtGTGGTCGATTGAGTTATGGTTCGATTAGTATAAGTATTATTATCAATGTAGGAGGATATGTTCGAACTGGTATACCAATTGATTCTCGATCTAATCAATTTGACTAGACGGCTCAGTCTAGTTTCAATTATAATCAAATCTAACAATATTAGATATAATGCAATTctgtaaattatatatattaaacattaATATCATTATAGATTCTTATCGtatctgttcttttttatacaatgcttaGGAGGCTAATGCTCTTCAGCACACTCAAATCCATATCCTCCTGCACTGATAATAATATCGATGTCAatcaaactaagactcaatcaacttctataaattatatatttaaaatataataaattacataacttgtACAGGGTGGTGGTTAAAATTCTTATCATATACTCGTTTGACATGATTCAAACTGTGTGACcacatctttattttttttataattaaaaataatatgatattaaatatttaaaagaaacttaGAACAGCAATGATGAATAAGATCAGACATCTAGGATTGAGATGAGTTGGACCTCTTTTTAACACTTATCTACTGAAAAGCTTGGTGGGGAACTCCCTTTGGAaactttttcatatataaagGAAGATATGTAGTTTGATGTAGACAGTGTCTTCCTTTGGGATGTGTTTTTAACACAacattttatttggatttttttagaatattttataaaaaaaatgaaaatttagatatatttataCTAAACAATATCCttaataagaatatatatgtatatgtatatgtatatgtatatgtaagaAGAATAGAATCTTCATTGATTCTAAGAGAATATCTGCATGGGGAGTGGGGGAGGGGGGTTGAAGTATTCAACccttagaaatgaaaatttcaacaAAGATGTAACCTAACTCTTTCTTGTCATCattgaattttgaatgttttgaaaAAGGAATCAAAGacttaattgaaattttttccctaaaacaaaaaaaaattaaatttgtcattttttttattataggtttcgattatatttaatttgttgacacaatgcctagaactataCCGATAGTCTCTCCCCAACTCATATATAGAAGGATCAACGCATTCGAACTTACATCTTCTTACATTAGCAACAatgccaaaaataaataaataaatgaaaagattttattaaactttattgGTGTTGCCATCAAATCCATTCATTAATTAATACCATTTGATTTGCAACACTAGAATccatttagtttaattatatatgtatatacataagtTAGTGGGAAAGAGAAAAAGGGCATTTTCATTCTCATGTCATTTCACCATCCAAGCTAAAGgaggaagaaaattttgtttagttttctCCCCATTTTCAAACCAAAAATCTAGGGGTAATAAATGTAGTTAATACTAGCACACAGTGTTAgattagaaaattattatttgtgttaGTTGCCATTAATGAATAAACTTGATGTTGTAGTAAATATGTTGGTGATGAAATGAGTAGCTTGAAAGTAAATTGAAAGTTAATGGTTATGTTGTTAGGACCAAActgaataaaattaaagctgttaaaaatttatgttatagGTTGAAAGCTTGAGgcttttaatgattaaatacgaagttggattttgatttgatagGGAAAATTGAGAGATACGGGGTTTTCGGATATTAGAGTTTtaagggaccaaattgaatttaatgCATTCATGTTTGATTCTATTAGGGTTTAAATGTGCCAAAGGTCCCtatattccttttaaatttaaaaatttagtccttatactttaatttttgagACATtaagtccctgtactttttttatttaaaaatcttagtccttttatctaattttactgttaaagttaacggtgtcaaaggtaaaataaattttttagctctcaacatttacattttttgtcaatttggtccttaccCTTTAaagtactttaaattttttaaaaaattaaaattattttattttcatttttaataaaaataaaaacatatttttaaataaaaaataatgagaaaactaaaactctttaaaattaaaaatataaaaatgattttaaaaatataaaaaattctaaaattcaatgttatttaAACTAGACCGGATCAACCAATTGAGCGAGAAATCGATTAGGGCATCAATCCTACGAGAGGTAAAAAATCGGTTGACCCATGAATCGGTATGGACTGGTTGAACCAtgttaaaaaatcaattgaactgattttgaatttgtttggcCTACTGGTTCCCAGAATGACCAGTTCAAagcaaataattattaaaacatcaaaaataaaaaaatatataaaaattggttCAACTGCCCGTTCAACTGGTTTTTTACCCAGGTTCAACTAGTCCATACCAATTCACCGGTCAACTAGTTTTTTACCTCTCACCAAACCGATACCCTGCCTGGGTCTTAATCCAATCAGCCCAGTCTGGTTtacataaattgaattatgaaattttttatatttaaaaaaatcttttctttttctttttctttttatttttgatttttaaatagtttttatttattttatttttaaaaatataaatttttttaaatttttatgttttgtttaaaataagaaaaattaaaattttaaaaattatatatttttaatgtgtatgAACTAAATTGACAATAAACTGTAAATGTTGAGAgctaaaaaagtttaaaatttaaaatcgatAGACTCGCAAAATGGTATGTACTAGTTGAAGCAGactaaaaaaaatcagttgaaCTAGCAATTGAACCgattttatatatctttttttaaaatattttatttgctttgaacCCGTTAGACTTGACGTTCTAGGAACCAATTAGTCAAACCAGTTTGAAATATGTTCAACAATtggttcaattgatttttttagcttGGTTCAACCAATGTGTACTAGTTCGTGGGTCAACCAATTTTTTACCTCTCGTCGGATTGATACCCCAACCAGTTTCCTATCTGATTGGTTAGTCTAGtccaatttaaataatattgaacattaaaatttttgtttatattttaaatattttttttattttttgaattttaaagagtttttatttttctcataaattttattattttttaattttttatttaagatatgaaaaaaaaattaaaattttttatgtgttttgaaagtgtaaggatcaaattgataaaaaaaaaactacaaacGTTAAGAGCTAAAGAGGTTATTTTACCTTTGACATTGTTAACTTTAATGGCAAGATTAAACGACGgaccaatatttttaaataaaaaaagtgcaGGGACTCAATATCTcgaaattaaagtatagggactaaaatttaaattttgaaagagtACAGGAACCTTTGGCATATTTAAACCTTctattatttttgtgttttaaggGTATAATTAACGACGTTTCTGTAACGTATTATTGAACATAGCTAGAAACGATGTTTTAATGTCAAAGgcaaaaggaaaggaaaaggcAAATGTCAAGTAGATATCGCGATTTGTGCTACTATGATGTTGCGTTGATTAGCTATTTGATATAATCGAACATGAAATAAATGCCAAGGTAACTATACCTTTCCATAAAAGCTTCggaaatgattaatttgatatTGTGAATGTCCGAGTCATGTTATAGATGATTGATTTTggaaatttatatgtatacaaGCTTGATTGATGAAATATTGAGATCTTGATATTTAACTATGATAATATGTGTTATGATGATAGTTATAATTGGTAATGCCCCATTAAACAATGCTAGATGTAGTTCTAGTATAATTGGCATGCATAAGGTCATTGTTATCATTGATTTATTAGCTCCAATTCCCAGAGGGTAGTGGGCAAATATTAAAAGCCATCGCTACTAGGCAACTTgggatagaaaaataaaaaaaaaaagtcttaaTTCCTTGAGGGTCGTGGACTTACTCGTTATGTAGAGATCCCAGTATCCATTCTAATGTCTATCGTCAGTTAACAAGGGCCAAAATGAGCAAGTGATCAATAATTATAATGAATTGACATATTGAGTATGGAATATGCTATTATATGAAATCatgaattatcaaaataaacattGTATGGTGAATTATAGAGATTGAGAAGTTGAGGactatatgaataaataatatgcAAATATACAATGTATACATGTGAAAGTAATGGAAAATATTGATCATAATATATGGAAGGTGATATGGATCCTTGGAAAGTTGGTATGAAATCATAGGGTGagattataatttcatttaatttttaaccattGATTCTATTATGAAAAGGGAAAGAATGAAGTAGTGTTATATAACATTATACTTTTGTATATTTGTTATTAGTTTAATCTaactatatattaaatttgaattatattagcGCTATTGAGTATTCAATACTTAGCGTACAATTATGTTTGTTTTCATGTATAGGTGCAGGTCTTGGCAAGTTATGTTAGGTCAAAGTTGTAACGCATCCAAGGCTAATAGTTCAGCCCAGTTTGGATTAAATTTGGGTTTCTTCCGAATTGTATACTTAGTTAATGACATGTACCTAGATTTGGTCTTgtggtttattttcattcttgATGTCTTTGggttcattttaataacttgaCCTATAATGTTTTAATGATAGATTTTGGATGCTTGAAATAGTAGGTGATAAGCATTAACTTGAGTGAtaatttataaactaaattgtattaaattgtgttgcAATGAATGTTTGGTTTAAATGATGTGTGAATGTGATAAAATGTggtatattgattttttttttaatttggtataaaaTTTGGGTAAGTTTAGGCACATTTTGGCTAAGGTTAGAATGCactgaaataaacaatttaggTTATTTTACCATTTAGTCTCGAGATAGGAAGAAAATGTCTCAAGACCCTAATCATAAAAAAAGTGCCATTTGAGATATTGTATTGGTTATAGTCTCGAGACAATTGGACATATGTCTTGAGATAGAGTGGCTTTTGTCTCGATTGTTTCGAGACAAGGGCACATTGAAGCTAAATTCATTTGCCTTGTTCCAAGTCTTGAGACAAGAACCTCTTGTCTCGAGATAGCCaaacattaaaactaaaataaatgaaaaaatatgggagGCACGTGAAAGACCTTGTCTCAAGACATGAATTTcaatgtctcgagacataatattaaaaattgataattgagtttgaatttgaGTTCTAACTCCTAAATTGACCTAGCACGACTTCACAACTTGAAAAATTAGCATGTTGTACAATAGAAGTGTATGTGTGTGATTATAATTGATGATTAAACTGATATGAACGATAATTGGTCACTAAATGATGTGTTTAAGCATTAAGTTAGCCTAAGTTGTTTCAATAACATAATGTGACATCACACATTTGGATCTGGTGACTAGGTCAAGTGTGAGATGTTACATATTTGCTTGTTgtattgtttatatttaaaaggtCTAGTAAGATTAGtagttttttctttataatttaaaattacaaaaaaatatatataaatgaataaa
This sequence is a window from Gossypium raimondii isolate GPD5lz chromosome 5, ASM2569854v1, whole genome shotgun sequence. Protein-coding genes within it:
- the LOC105768578 gene encoding serine/threonine-protein kinase D6PK — protein: MASKSGTRPSQTAEGNSRRPSPIQIPKTSKSELVTPSKPHKLESVDSLTEKVDSDLSLSAPKEVQNHVGSGLSQIGEQEKKALEHGSNSASAKSSDGATGVVKVSGGAKVGDRPDYIESGKSSMCRGSTSSDVSDESTCSSLSSSINKPHKANDIRWEAIQAVRAKDGVLGLNHFRLLKRLGCGDIGSVYLSELSGTKCYFAMKVMDKASLASRKKLLRAQTEREILQSLDHPFLPTLYTHFETDKFSCLVMEFCPGGDLHTLRQRQPGKHFTEQAVKFYVAEVLLSLEYLHMLGVVYRDLKPENVLVREDGHIMLSDFDLSLRCTVSPTLIKSSTLESEPLRKNSGYCVQPACIQPSCVAPTTCFSPRFFSSKSKKDRKPKNDMGNQVSPLPELIAEPTNARSMSFVGTHEYLAPEIIKGEGHGSAVDWWTFGIFLYELLFGKTPFKGSGNRATLFNVVGQPLRFPESPVVSFSAKDLIRGLLVKEPQHRLAYKRGATEIKQHPFFEGVNWALIRCASPPEIPKPVDIERIRTPTSSAGDKPSVPAAKDQSNYLEFDFF